In one window of Nocardia brasiliensis DNA:
- a CDS encoding vWA domain-containing protein: MTSSARRGHAAPQPPETMTDRLVEFVGLLRDHGINAGPSETLDAAAAMVALGLSDRNRLRSGMAACLLRRNGQRAVFDQLFDLYFLTTEQPRATAPATPESIASLRDRLTAALATDDPDALADLARRALTELGAYGGAGSGQSATPVTTASGAGWSSYLTMKSLRPEDLIDRVVAGMGGSSALDSTVHTIEANRRLDRFRTAVQSEARLRSAQLRGTEYIARRGVDASSDQIDFLGAREQDLAEMRRLVNPLARKLATRLAARRRKSVRGHIDMRRTLRRSMATGGVPIDPVLRARKHGRPDLVVLADLSGSVTGFAEFTLQLIQALQDQFTKVRSFGFIDTCDEITAHFTPGDPPTPDLVARILREANVTRYGSSNYGEALQGFTDNYLDALGPRTSLLILGDARTNRTDPNLPALEAMCDRAKHAYWLNPEPARSWTTGDSAATVYAEHVTMHECRNVKQLAEVIGRLLPA; this comes from the coding sequence ATGACTTCATCCGCGCGACGGGGGCACGCCGCTCCGCAGCCGCCCGAGACGATGACGGATCGTTTGGTCGAGTTCGTCGGGCTCTTGCGGGATCACGGCATCAACGCCGGTCCCAGCGAAACCCTTGACGCCGCGGCGGCAATGGTCGCGCTCGGCCTGTCCGACCGCAACCGCCTGCGTTCCGGGATGGCCGCCTGCCTGTTGCGCCGCAACGGCCAGCGCGCCGTCTTCGACCAGCTCTTCGACCTCTATTTTCTGACCACCGAGCAGCCGCGGGCGACGGCACCCGCCACGCCGGAATCCATTGCGTCGCTCCGTGATCGACTGACCGCAGCCCTCGCCACGGATGACCCCGACGCGTTGGCCGACCTCGCCCGCCGAGCCCTCACCGAACTCGGCGCCTACGGGGGAGCCGGCTCCGGCCAATCCGCCACGCCGGTCACCACCGCATCCGGCGCGGGCTGGTCGTCCTACCTGACCATGAAATCCCTACGCCCAGAAGACCTCATCGACCGTGTCGTGGCCGGCATGGGCGGCTCATCGGCCCTCGACAGCACCGTGCACACCATCGAAGCCAACCGCCGCCTCGACCGCTTCCGTACCGCCGTGCAATCCGAGGCCCGGCTGCGTTCCGCCCAACTGCGCGGCACCGAGTACATCGCCCGCCGCGGCGTCGACGCCAGCTCCGACCAGATCGACTTCCTCGGCGCCCGCGAGCAGGACCTGGCCGAAATGCGCCGCCTCGTAAACCCTTTGGCCCGCAAACTGGCCACCCGCCTCGCCGCCCGCCGCCGCAAATCCGTCCGCGGCCACATCGACATGCGCCGCACCCTGCGCCGCTCCATGGCCACCGGCGGCGTCCCGATCGACCCCGTCCTACGCGCCCGCAAACACGGCCGCCCCGACCTCGTGGTCCTCGCCGACCTCTCCGGCTCCGTCACCGGTTTCGCCGAGTTCACCCTTCAACTCATCCAAGCTCTGCAAGACCAATTCACCAAGGTCCGCAGCTTCGGCTTCATCGACACCTGCGACGAAATCACCGCCCACTTCACCCCCGGCGACCCGCCCACCCCCGACCTGGTAGCCCGAATCCTCCGCGAAGCCAACGTAACTCGCTACGGCAGCTCCAACTACGGCGAAGCCCTCCAAGGCTTCACCGACAACTACCTGGACGCCCTAGGCCCCCGCACCTCCCTCCTGATCCTTGGCGACGCCCGCACCAACCGCACCGACCCCAACCTCCCCGCCCTCGAGGCGATGTGCGACCGAGCCAAGCACGCCTACTGGTTGAACCCCGAGCCCGCCCGCTCCTGGACCACCGGAGACTCCGCCGCCACCGTGTACGCCGAGCACGTGACGATGCACGAGTGCCGAAACGTGAAACAGCTAGCCGAGGTCATTGGGCGCTTGCTGCCTGCGTAG
- a CDS encoding LacI family DNA-binding transcriptional regulator produces MARPTMEDVAERAGVSRALVSLVMRDSPKVSEHRRRAVLEAAKDLGYQPHIMARSLASRTSNIVGVMVSDLRNAFFADVVEGMDTAAQESGLELILNTGRRSAARERTALESLLAFRPGGIILLSPILPAAAIRDAAQQAPVVLVSRGSAIPDVDTVNDDGEVGAALAVDHLVSLGHRRIVHLDGGGAFTAAPRRKGYRAAMRRHGLEPMVIPSEHTDAAGMAAVHKLLNLFSRDSFPTALVCGNDFNAVGAMSALEEAGLHVPDDVSIVGYDNTSLAALRHVSLTTIDQPRIQMGALAVEALVERLRDDRTEPVRRRLQPSLVVRATTAAPGN; encoded by the coding sequence ATGGCCCGGCCGACCATGGAGGATGTCGCCGAGCGCGCCGGCGTCTCCCGTGCCCTCGTCTCGCTGGTCATGCGCGACTCCCCCAAGGTGAGCGAGCACCGCCGGCGCGCCGTGCTGGAGGCGGCGAAAGATCTCGGCTACCAACCGCACATCATGGCGCGGTCGCTGGCCAGCCGTACCTCCAACATCGTCGGCGTCATGGTCTCCGACCTGCGCAACGCGTTCTTCGCCGACGTCGTCGAGGGAATGGACACCGCCGCACAGGAATCCGGCCTCGAGCTCATCCTCAACACCGGCCGCCGCAGCGCCGCCAGGGAGCGCACCGCGCTGGAAAGTCTGCTGGCGTTCCGGCCCGGCGGCATCATCCTGCTCTCCCCGATCCTGCCCGCCGCCGCCATTCGCGATGCGGCACAGCAGGCTCCGGTGGTGCTGGTGTCCCGCGGCTCGGCCATTCCCGACGTCGACACCGTCAACGACGACGGCGAGGTGGGTGCCGCCCTCGCCGTGGATCACCTTGTCTCCCTCGGCCATCGGCGCATCGTGCATCTCGATGGCGGCGGCGCGTTCACCGCGGCGCCGCGCCGCAAGGGCTACCGCGCCGCGATGCGGCGCCATGGCCTCGAGCCGATGGTCATCCCCAGCGAACACACCGACGCCGCGGGCATGGCCGCGGTCCACAAGCTGCTCAACCTGTTCTCCCGCGACAGCTTTCCCACCGCGCTGGTGTGCGGCAACGACTTCAACGCCGTCGGCGCCATGTCCGCGCTGGAGGAAGCCGGCCTGCACGTGCCCGATGACGTCTCCATCGTCGGCTACGACAACACCTCGCTCGCCGCCCTGCGCCACGTCTCGCTCACCACCATCGACCAGCCGCGCATCCAGATGGGCGCTCTCGCAGTCGAAGCCCTCGTCGAACGGCTACGCGACGACCGCACCGAGCCGGTCCGCCGCCGCCTGCAACCCTCCCTCGTCGTCCGCGCGACGACCGCTGCCCCCGGCAACTGA
- a CDS encoding cation:proton antiporter, with the protein MFIAIAATMAVILIWSCLSRTMARWKVTAPLAMVTVGAVVSWSSDHRLSEAINTDAAQRIVEFILALFLFLGATEVRDGLTGRRHTGVFRLLLIAFPLSLGAAYLLGFALLPDVSWTVLLLIACIVIPMDLVPAQAIVRDLRVPERVRHALTVESGFNDGLVAPVFLFALTAAEASADSDQALHALGQAVPAVLKSIVIGVSLGTSAGYCMTFAARRRWTDARAVRVGTIALPVLTYSVAIWLGGNGFVAAFLAGIAYSTTRHGLPGTPLQSTDDVAEFSGLAMWFIVGNMAAATLSWLSWQVIGYGLLALTVVRLVPVALALLGSPFTMRERLMLGLLGPRGVASIVFALLAFNGLRQDDDAFLVIGVTLVVVVGSVVLHGIGAPLVAEHLGKRRRDKGIAAGPE; encoded by the coding sequence ATGTTCATTGCGATCGCCGCGACGATGGCGGTCATCCTGATCTGGTCGTGCCTGTCCAGGACGATGGCGCGCTGGAAGGTGACCGCGCCGCTGGCGATGGTGACGGTCGGCGCGGTGGTCAGCTGGAGCAGTGACCACCGGCTGTCCGAGGCGATCAACACCGACGCCGCGCAGCGGATCGTCGAATTCATCTTGGCGCTGTTCCTGTTCCTCGGCGCGACCGAGGTGCGCGACGGACTGACCGGGCGGCGCCACACCGGTGTGTTCCGCTTGCTGCTCATCGCCTTCCCGCTGAGCCTCGGCGCCGCGTATCTGCTGGGATTCGCACTGCTGCCCGATGTTTCGTGGACCGTGCTGCTGCTGATCGCCTGCATCGTGATCCCGATGGACCTGGTGCCCGCGCAGGCGATCGTGCGGGATCTGCGTGTGCCAGAACGGGTTCGGCACGCGCTCACCGTGGAGAGCGGGTTCAACGACGGGCTGGTCGCGCCGGTCTTCCTGTTCGCGCTGACGGCCGCGGAGGCCAGCGCGGACTCCGATCAGGCGCTGCACGCCCTCGGGCAAGCGGTGCCCGCGGTGCTGAAGTCGATCGTCATCGGAGTCTCCCTCGGGACGTCGGCCGGATACTGCATGACCTTCGCCGCACGCAGGCGCTGGACCGACGCGCGCGCCGTGCGGGTCGGGACCATCGCACTTCCGGTGCTGACCTACAGCGTCGCGATCTGGCTCGGCGGCAACGGATTCGTCGCCGCGTTCCTCGCGGGCATCGCCTACAGCACGACCCGGCACGGACTGCCCGGCACGCCACTGCAATCGACCGACGACGTCGCCGAATTCTCCGGCCTGGCCATGTGGTTCATCGTCGGCAACATGGCGGCGGCCACGCTGTCGTGGCTCAGCTGGCAGGTCATCGGGTACGGGTTGCTCGCGCTGACGGTGGTGCGCCTGGTGCCGGTCGCGCTCGCGCTGCTCGGTTCGCCGTTCACCATGCGAGAACGACTCATGCTCGGCTTGCTCGGGCCGCGCGGTGTGGCATCGATCGTGTTCGCGCTGCTGGCGTTCAACGGATTACGCCAGGACGACGACGCGTTCCTGGTGATCGGCGTGACCCTGGTGGTGGTCGTGGGCAGCGTCGTGCTGCACGGCATCGGGGCACCGCTGGTCGCCGAGCATCTCGGTAAGCGGCGGCGTGACAAGGGAATAGCAGCCGGGCCCGAGTGA
- a CDS encoding AAA family ATPase, whose translation MSKFFGSVDEVTQRLTEAGYLPSLDIATAVFLAGHLGKPLLIEGPAGVGKTELAKAVATAAAADLIRLQCYEGIDEARALYEWNHAKQLLRITSEREDWDHTRDHVFTDEFLLARPLLAAIRNPNPTVLLIDELDKADVELEGLLLEVLGDYQVSIPELGTVTAVRAPFVLVISNANRDLSDALKRRCLYLHIDYPTAELERAIVRMKVPELDEALGEPVVRTVGALRELSLRKAPSVAETIDWARTLVALGARTVSGSVIRSTLGVLLKYQADHRIADEKLGLSEPDEGRSR comes from the coding sequence ATGAGTAAGTTCTTTGGCTCCGTCGACGAGGTCACGCAGCGGCTCACCGAGGCCGGATATCTTCCGTCCCTCGATATCGCCACCGCGGTCTTCCTCGCCGGGCATCTCGGTAAGCCGCTCCTGATCGAGGGGCCCGCGGGCGTCGGCAAGACCGAACTCGCCAAGGCCGTCGCCACCGCCGCGGCCGCCGACCTCATCCGTCTGCAGTGCTACGAGGGCATCGACGAGGCCCGTGCCCTCTACGAGTGGAACCACGCCAAACAGCTGCTCCGCATCACCTCCGAGCGCGAGGACTGGGACCACACCCGCGACCACGTCTTCACCGACGAGTTCCTGCTCGCCCGGCCCCTGCTCGCCGCCATCCGCAACCCGAACCCCACCGTGCTGCTCATCGACGAGCTCGACAAAGCCGATGTCGAACTGGAGGGGCTGCTGCTCGAGGTGCTCGGCGACTATCAGGTCAGCATCCCCGAACTCGGCACCGTCACCGCCGTGCGCGCGCCGTTCGTCCTCGTCATCTCCAACGCCAACCGCGACCTGTCCGACGCCTTGAAACGCCGCTGCCTCTACCTCCACATCGACTACCCGACAGCCGAATTGGAGCGGGCGATCGTGCGGATGAAGGTACCCGAGCTGGACGAAGCCCTCGGCGAACCCGTGGTGCGCACCGTCGGCGCGCTCCGCGAACTCTCACTGCGCAAGGCCCCATCCGTCGCCGAAACCATCGACTGGGCAAGGACTCTCGTCGCGCTGGGCGCTCGCACCGTGAGCGGCAGCGTGATCCGATCGACGCTGGGCGTGTTGTTGAAATACCAAGCGGACCATCGGATCGCCGACGAGAAGCTGGGATTGTCCGAGCCGGACGAGGGTCGGTCGAGATGA
- a CDS encoding Gfo/Idh/MocA family protein, translating into MSSHHAVTLGLAGTGRIGTAHAETLKNLPNVANVVVADAEADRARATATKLGVEFAADLDALFAADLDGIVIATATDSHPELIVRAVDAGIPVFCEKPVAADITGTRAVLDHIRSATVPVQIGFQRRFDAGYRAARDAIAAGSLGWLHTLRATTLDPAPPPADYIPRSGGIFRDCGVHDFDIIRWVTGREIVSVYATGTNQGEPFFTAADDVDTAAAILHLDNDTLATVSLTRYNGAGYDVRLEALGSKANAIVGLDDRAPLTSVEPDYIPSAFPAYPGFMERFRQAYTDELIAFVSVATGTLENPCSPTDALEAFYVAEACELSRREGRPVQVSEVRR; encoded by the coding sequence ATGTCATCTCATCACGCCGTCACCCTCGGCCTCGCCGGCACCGGCCGGATCGGCACCGCGCACGCCGAAACCCTCAAGAACCTCCCGAATGTCGCCAACGTCGTGGTGGCCGACGCCGAGGCCGACCGCGCCCGCGCCACCGCCACCAAGCTCGGCGTCGAATTCGCCGCCGACCTCGATGCCCTGTTCGCCGCCGACCTCGACGGCATCGTCATCGCCACCGCCACCGACTCCCACCCCGAGCTGATCGTGCGCGCCGTCGACGCGGGCATCCCCGTCTTCTGTGAGAAGCCCGTCGCCGCCGACATCACGGGCACCCGCGCCGTGCTCGACCACATCCGATCCGCCACCGTCCCAGTGCAAATCGGCTTCCAACGCCGTTTCGACGCCGGCTACCGCGCCGCCCGCGACGCCATCGCCGCGGGCTCCCTCGGCTGGCTGCACACCCTGCGCGCCACCACCCTCGACCCCGCCCCGCCGCCCGCCGACTACATCCCCCGCTCCGGCGGCATCTTCCGCGACTGCGGCGTGCACGACTTCGACATCATCCGCTGGGTCACCGGCCGTGAGATCGTCTCGGTCTACGCCACCGGCACCAACCAGGGCGAGCCCTTCTTCACCGCCGCCGACGACGTGGACACCGCCGCGGCGATCCTGCACCTCGACAACGACACCCTCGCCACCGTCTCCCTCACCCGCTACAACGGCGCAGGCTACGACGTCCGCCTGGAAGCCCTCGGCTCGAAAGCCAACGCCATCGTCGGCCTCGACGACCGAGCCCCCCTGACCTCAGTCGAACCCGACTACATCCCCTCCGCATTCCCCGCCTACCCCGGCTTCATGGAGCGCTTCCGCCAGGCCTACACCGACGAACTCATAGCCTTCGTCTCCGTAGCCACCGGCACCCTCGAAAACCCGTGCAGCCCAACCGATGCCCTAGAAGCATTCTACGTAGCCGAGGCGTGTGAGCTGTCCCGCCGCGAGGGGCGACCGGTACAGGTCTCCGAAGTCCGCCGCTGA
- a CDS encoding TIM barrel protein, translated as MTEPLYPLRVAAAPISWGVCEVPGWGHVLDAHTVLAEMAALGLTATELGPPGYLPRDPDELRSLLATFGLSSVGGFLALVLHEAPEQALAQAEGSIALFAATGADVVVLAAATGLDGYDARPQLDDDQWRTLVGTAAAIRDIAAAHGLRAVLHPHVGTHVESEAEVERFLADSELDLCLDTGHLLIGGTDPVRLAQRHADRIGHVHLKDVRTALADEVRSGALEYSEAVRRGMYVPLGDGDVDVAALVHSMQAAGYRGWYVMEQDTALQPTESAELPSRHTERSLRHLAGIVPTAARI; from the coding sequence ATGACCGAACCGCTCTACCCGCTGCGCGTCGCGGCCGCACCAATCTCCTGGGGAGTCTGCGAGGTTCCCGGTTGGGGGCACGTGCTCGACGCGCACACCGTCCTGGCGGAGATGGCCGCGCTCGGCCTGACCGCCACCGAACTCGGCCCACCCGGATATCTGCCCCGCGACCCGGACGAACTGCGTTCGCTGCTCGCCACATTCGGTCTCTCGTCGGTCGGCGGGTTCCTGGCATTGGTGCTGCACGAGGCGCCGGAGCAGGCGCTCGCGCAGGCCGAGGGGTCGATCGCGCTGTTCGCCGCCACCGGTGCCGACGTGGTCGTGCTGGCAGCCGCGACCGGACTCGACGGATACGACGCCCGACCGCAACTCGACGACGACCAATGGCGCACGCTGGTCGGCACCGCCGCCGCGATCCGGGACATCGCCGCCGCGCACGGCCTGCGCGCAGTGCTGCATCCGCATGTCGGCACGCACGTGGAGAGCGAAGCGGAAGTAGAACGCTTCCTTGCTGATTCGGAGCTCGACCTGTGCCTGGACACCGGTCACCTGTTGATCGGCGGAACCGATCCGGTGCGCCTCGCACAGCGCCATGCCGACCGGATCGGACACGTCCACCTGAAGGACGTGCGCACCGCCCTCGCCGACGAAGTGCGCAGCGGCGCACTGGAATACAGCGAAGCGGTGCGCCGTGGTATGTACGTCCCGCTGGGCGACGGGGACGTCGATGTCGCCGCCCTGGTGCACAGCATGCAGGCCGCGGGCTACCGCGGCTGGTACGTGATGGAGCAGGACACCGCCCTGCAGCCGACCGAATCGGCGGAGCTGCCGAGCAGGCATACCGAACGCAGTCTGCGGCACCTCGCGGGCATCGTGCCGACGGCCGCACGAATCTAG
- a CDS encoding HNH endonuclease, protein MVADPAWARDELILACDLMMGNGWRQVREPDPRAVALSDLLRSLPIHPVERRSEKFRSPGSVSRKTADIETARPGYTGGQTRGAKLDREVLADFEKWPEAMHAAAEAIRRDAAAGALVAPPVLEGVDVAFPEGLEVREGRLLASRYFRRERDPRFRKKKIDSFLSKEDRVRCEVCGFDFETCYGERGSGYIEVHHVVPLHVSGETKTRLEDLILLCANCHRMIHTGRQWLHPDELRALLKNQGATQ, encoded by the coding sequence ATGGTGGCCGATCCAGCTTGGGCGCGGGATGAGCTGATCCTCGCTTGTGATCTCATGATGGGGAACGGGTGGCGGCAGGTTCGGGAACCCGATCCTCGTGCGGTGGCGTTGTCCGACCTGCTGCGCTCACTGCCGATTCACCCGGTGGAGCGGCGGAGCGAGAAGTTTCGCAGTCCAGGGAGTGTGTCGCGCAAGACTGCGGATATCGAGACAGCTCGGCCGGGCTATACGGGAGGACAGACCCGGGGGGCGAAGCTCGATCGGGAAGTCTTGGCAGACTTTGAGAAGTGGCCTGAGGCGATGCATGCGGCGGCCGAGGCGATCCGGCGGGACGCGGCGGCCGGTGCACTGGTGGCGCCGCCGGTGCTAGAGGGTGTCGATGTCGCCTTTCCGGAAGGCTTGGAGGTCCGGGAGGGGCGGCTGTTGGCCAGCCGGTACTTCCGCCGTGAGCGGGATCCTCGGTTTCGGAAGAAGAAGATCGACTCTTTTCTGTCGAAGGAGGACCGGGTCCGCTGCGAGGTGTGCGGGTTCGATTTCGAAACCTGCTACGGCGAGCGTGGTTCCGGCTACATCGAGGTCCACCACGTGGTTCCGCTGCATGTGTCAGGGGAGACCAAGACGAGGCTGGAAGACCTGATCCTCTTATGCGCCAACTGTCACAGGATGATCCACACGGGTCGGCAGTGGCTGCATCCCGACGAGCTACGCGCCTTACTGAAGAACCAGGGCGCAACCCAGTAA
- a CDS encoding HNH endonuclease, translating into MTYGVELDLRLMIINHVKQAMAERGALTRSELAAFPVGDSTLRLIDQNKGIWNPSWLQATLSIVSKPNSPYSDEEVGDSLYAYAYRDGSTNGDNTKLRRACELELPIILLRWIHPGTYVPVLPVYVVRDDIANRKFILALDETLRTVGDPQHLDPIQRTYAKRLTNQRLHQPAFRGRVLLAYGRRCTICSIGHVQLLDAAHIISDTKEHGYPEVTNGLCLCKIHHAAFDADLLGISPDYQIHISKKLMQDSSEGSMLMHGLQAMDGKELSLPARRTDRPDKERLAERFAEYQSVN; encoded by the coding sequence GTGACGTACGGGGTGGAGCTGGATCTACGGCTGATGATCATCAACCATGTCAAGCAAGCAATGGCGGAGCGGGGAGCGCTCACACGCAGCGAGCTCGCCGCATTCCCCGTAGGGGACTCTACGCTTAGGCTCATCGACCAGAACAAAGGAATCTGGAATCCGAGTTGGCTTCAGGCGACCTTGTCGATCGTCTCGAAACCGAACAGCCCGTACTCTGATGAAGAGGTCGGAGATTCGCTGTATGCATATGCCTATCGAGACGGCAGCACCAACGGCGACAATACGAAGCTCCGACGCGCATGTGAACTCGAACTGCCGATAATTCTTCTTCGCTGGATTCACCCGGGAACGTACGTCCCTGTCCTTCCCGTTTACGTCGTCCGTGACGACATCGCCAACCGGAAGTTCATACTGGCGCTCGACGAGACTCTCCGAACCGTCGGTGACCCACAACATCTCGACCCGATACAGCGGACATACGCCAAACGCCTTACGAATCAACGACTTCACCAGCCAGCGTTCAGGGGACGCGTGCTACTCGCCTACGGCCGGCGATGCACGATCTGCAGCATCGGGCATGTTCAACTCCTCGACGCTGCCCACATCATCTCCGACACCAAAGAGCACGGGTACCCGGAGGTCACCAACGGACTGTGCCTCTGCAAGATTCACCACGCCGCCTTCGATGCCGACCTGCTCGGAATTTCTCCTGATTACCAGATCCACATCAGCAAGAAGTTGATGCAGGATTCGAGCGAGGGCTCCATGCTCATGCACGGCCTCCAAGCCATGGATGGAAAAGAACTGAGCTTGCCTGCTCGGCGCACCGATCGCCCGGACAAAGAGCGACTTGCAGAGCGCTTCGCCGAATATCAGAGTGTCAATTAA
- the ilvN gene encoding acetolactate synthase small subunit, with protein MSTTHTLSVLVEDKPGVLARVAALFSRRGFNIESLAVGGTELPEISRMTIVVTVEDLPLEQVTKQLNKLVNVIKIVEQDSDTSVARELILVKVRADASVRTQVIEAVTLFRAKVIDVSPDALTVEATGTRSKLDALLRMLEPYGIREIVQSGVVAVGRGPKSITATR; from the coding sequence ATGAGTACGACGCACACGCTGAGCGTGCTGGTCGAGGACAAGCCCGGTGTGCTCGCCCGGGTCGCGGCACTGTTCTCCCGCCGCGGCTTCAACATCGAATCGCTGGCGGTCGGCGGCACCGAGCTGCCGGAGATCTCCCGGATGACCATCGTGGTCACCGTCGAGGACCTGCCGCTCGAGCAGGTCACCAAGCAGCTCAACAAGCTGGTCAACGTCATCAAGATCGTCGAGCAGGACTCCGACACCTCGGTGGCCCGCGAGCTGATCTTGGTGAAGGTGCGTGCGGACGCCAGCGTGCGGACCCAGGTGATCGAGGCGGTTACGCTCTTCCGGGCGAAAGTGATCGACGTCTCGCCCGACGCGCTCACCGTCGAGGCGACCGGTACCCGGTCCAAGCTCGACGCGTTGCTGCGCATGCTGGAGCCCTACGGCATCCGGGAGATCGTGCAGTCCGGCGTGGTCGCCGTCGGCCGCGGGCCGAAGTCGATCACGGCGACGCGCTAG
- a CDS encoding PPOX class F420-dependent oxidoreductase: MIFTDVERTYLAGQRLARLATVSAKGAPQVSALAFRLNPDDTIDISGPNHAATQRYKNVLGNPRVSLLIDDMTPDEPGAVKPGWGRGIEIRGVAETLTVDVAPIAPEWFSTDIIRIHPRRIKSWHLDPADPDGGSRNVG, from the coding sequence ATGATTTTCACCGACGTCGAACGCACCTACCTCGCCGGCCAGCGACTCGCCCGCCTCGCCACCGTCTCCGCCAAGGGCGCTCCGCAGGTCAGCGCGCTGGCGTTCCGGCTCAACCCGGACGACACCATCGATATCAGTGGTCCGAACCATGCTGCGACGCAACGGTATAAGAACGTTCTCGGGAACCCGCGGGTCAGTCTGCTGATCGACGACATGACACCGGACGAGCCGGGTGCGGTCAAACCGGGCTGGGGCCGGGGCATCGAGATCCGGGGTGTCGCGGAAACGCTGACGGTCGATGTCGCGCCGATCGCGCCCGAGTGGTTCTCCACCGACATCATTCGCATCCACCCCCGGCGGATCAAGAGCTGGCACCTCGACCCGGCCGACCCCGACGGAGGCTCGCGCAACGTCGGGTGA
- the ilvC gene encoding ketol-acid reductoisomerase, whose amino-acid sequence MFYDDDADLSIIQGRKVAVIGYGSQGHAHSLSLRDSGVEVRVGLAEGSKSRPKAEEAGLTVGTPAEVSAWADVIMVLAPDTAQASIFTNDIEPNLKDGDALFFGHGLNIHFGLIKAPEFITVAMVAPKGPGHLVRRQFVDGKGVPALIAVDQDPKGEGQALALSYAKAIGGARAGVIKTTFKEETETDLFGEQAVLCGGTEELVKTGFEVMVEAGYAPEMAYFEVLHELKLIVDLMYEGGIARMNYSVSDTAEFGGYLSGPRVIDADTKKRMQDILKDIQDGTFVKRLVANVEGGNKELEGLRKQNAEHPIEVTGAKLRGLMSWVDRPITETA is encoded by the coding sequence ATGTTCTACGACGACGACGCCGACCTGTCGATCATCCAGGGCCGCAAGGTCGCTGTCATCGGCTACGGCAGCCAGGGCCACGCGCACTCGCTGAGCCTGCGCGACTCCGGTGTCGAGGTCCGCGTCGGCCTCGCGGAGGGTTCGAAGTCGCGGCCCAAGGCCGAAGAGGCGGGCCTGACCGTCGGTACCCCGGCCGAGGTCTCGGCGTGGGCCGACGTGATCATGGTGCTGGCCCCCGACACCGCGCAGGCGTCGATCTTCACCAACGACATCGAGCCCAACCTGAAGGACGGCGACGCGCTGTTCTTCGGCCACGGCCTCAACATCCACTTCGGCCTGATCAAGGCGCCGGAGTTCATCACCGTCGCGATGGTCGCGCCCAAGGGCCCCGGCCACCTGGTGCGCCGTCAGTTCGTCGACGGCAAGGGTGTGCCCGCGCTGATCGCCGTCGATCAGGACCCGAAGGGTGAGGGTCAGGCGCTGGCCCTGTCCTACGCGAAGGCGATCGGTGGCGCGCGCGCCGGCGTCATCAAGACCACCTTCAAGGAAGAGACCGAGACCGACCTGTTCGGCGAGCAGGCCGTGCTCTGCGGTGGCACCGAGGAACTGGTCAAGACCGGTTTCGAGGTCATGGTCGAAGCCGGTTATGCGCCGGAGATGGCCTACTTCGAGGTGCTGCACGAGCTCAAGCTCATCGTCGACCTGATGTACGAGGGTGGCATCGCCCGGATGAACTACTCGGTGTCCGACACCGCCGAGTTCGGTGGCTACCTGTCGGGCCCGCGGGTCATCGACGCCGACACCAAGAAGCGGATGCAGGACATCCTCAAGGACATCCAGGACGGCACCTTCGTCAAGCGCCTCGTCGCGAACGTCGAGGGCGGCAACAAGGAGCTCGAGGGTCTGCGTAAGCAGAACGCCGAGCACCCGATCGAGGTCACCGGCGCCAAGCTGCGCGGCCTGATGAGCTGGGTCGATCGCCCGATCACCGAAACCGCGTAG